From the Lathyrus oleraceus cultivar Zhongwan6 chromosome 4, CAAS_Psat_ZW6_1.0, whole genome shotgun sequence genome, one window contains:
- the LOC127137479 gene encoding U11/U12 small nuclear ribonucleoprotein 31 kDa protein, whose translation MSSKKKHKRKHSDIDEDDDVFYYRYCASSLTPNTTTGTTSSNQPQSKPNNKGSSIGGTGEPLAPSKSTLYVSNLDYSLTNSDLHTLFSIFGRIPRVTVLKDRHTRLSRGVAFVQFVSRNDAQRAAAEMNKKILNGRTLTASIAVDNGRAPEFIRKRVYNTETALCYECGGHGHLSYECPKNQLGPRPRPQPKKPRRGFSGLRDRDGEEEGDEEEEEGGQIVAEQFDDNWASVVDDEAGERLLGRNRNDDEGLDSNKTKKKGKNVGYFNDESDHDDDD comes from the coding sequence ATGTCAAGCAAGAAGAAACACAAACGAAAACACAGCGACATCGATGAAGACGACGATGTTTTCTACTACCGCTACTGCGCTTCGTCCTTAACCCCCAACACCACCACTGGCACCACATCCAGTAATCAACCCCAATCAAAACCGAACAACAAAGGATCATCAATAGGAGGAACAGGTGAACCCTTAGCACCATCAAAATCGACGCTATACGTTTCTAATCTAGATTACTCCCTAACAAACTCCGATCTCCATACGCTCTTCTCTATTTTCGGCCGCATCCCGCGTGTAACTGTTCTCAAAGACCGTCACACGCGCCTAAGCCGCGGTGTCGCGTTTGTCCAATTCGTTTCTCGTAATGACGCCCAACGCGCCGCGGCGGAGATGAATAAGAAGATTCTCAATGGAAGGACTCTAACTGCTTCTATTGCTGTTGATAATGGACGTGCTCCGGAGTTTATTCGGAAGCGCGTGTACAATACTGAGACTGCTTTGTGTTATGAGTGTGGGGGGCATGGTCATTTGTCGTATGAGTGTCCTAAGAATCAGTTGGGGCCGAGGCCACGGCCTCAGCCTAAGAAGCCGCGACGGGGATTTAGTGGGCTGAGGGATAGGGATGGGGAGGAGGAAGGTgatgaggaggaggaggagggtGGTCAGATTGTTGCGGAGCAGTTTGACGATAATTGGGCTTCTGTTGTGGATGATGAAGCGGGTGAAAGGTTGCTGGGGAGAAACAGAAATGATGATGAGGGTTTGGACAGCAACAAGACGAAGAAGAAAGGGAAGAATGTTGGGTATTTCAATGATGAGAgtgatcatgatgatgatgattga